TATCTATTGTTATTCAAACGTGGATTTTCAAAAACGCTTTAAAATTCATCAGAACTTTTAAACTTGTCAATAAATAAAAAATATTCAGAAACCCACTGTTACTGAATAAAATTTAAATTGTGGATTTTAGAATGATTTAAAAGGGATGCATTGAATCAAAGGCTTCAAGAGATTTTGGGATTTTGTTAAAATCTCATGTTATTCAATTAGTGATTTTAAAAACTTTTTTCAAATCAAATGTTATACAATATGGATTTTGTGCAAAGACATTAAAACTCACTTGTAATCTCCTCTTATTCAACAAACAATTTGTAAAACCTAAATCAACTTCATTGTTATTCAATTATAAACAATATTTAAAAATTGTGATAAAGACTTTAGAAGAATACATTCAATATTATTTAAAATAATTCCTCCAAAGGTGAATGATCAACGTTGATGGATGGCGAGGTTTTTTTTGCGGCAAGCTTCCATGGCTGCATCGAAATCCCACTTGAACCCTTGGAGGTAAAAAAGTGATTCTTCTGTACACACTCCAAAATTATCGCATATTTCTTTTACATAATCATGAGCCATTGTATCGTCTCTCTCTTGGCGCAACGTACTTTCTTCAAGAATCTGTGCAACTGAGTATAATTTTTCTAAATAACGACTAACAAGCGCCGTTTTATATAAGACCATATTTAAAGATTATATGCGTCTATGCACCCAAACCCAACCATAATTAATCTAATGCCCTTCCTCATGTGCTTAGGTTTTCCATTCCAATTGTACTTCAGTTGTAGGCAAACAGTAAGCCTAGGATTTGTGTCAGTGGTGAAAAAGTTAAACCACCTCTATAAACTATTTAGTAGCATATGTTATGTGAACCACTATACATGAATCAATACACTTCTATATTGTATCAAACAATATCACTTTCCTCTTTCTCTGATTCCTCGGTTTGGGAAGAACCGACTGGGAAATGATTCTAATCATATTGTAAAAGAATCAGAAACATGTAAAACCCGAACCGGTAAAGGTGATTAACCCTTTTCTTTTGTCAAAGTCGATGTCATTCCACGCCCACACAGGAAACCATATGAGGAAGGTCAAGTGATGTGCTCTTATCCTCCGTTATTTAACTTTTCATCTTATTTACTAGTTGAGACTTTTTTTATGCTTGGGTGTATCTTGTATTTGTTAAAGGGTTCTTCCCATATTGCCTCATACATCAACACATGTCTTTGTAGTTTGATGTGAAACCCGCTAAATTTTTGAGTTATACAGTGTCTAAGATATGCAACACTCGTCTACTACAAAGTTTACCGATAACACAAATTAGTTTCAGCTAACATAATGTGTACCCTCTAATTTTGATAGTTATGCATTGTCTAAGATATGCAACATTCGCCAACTATAAATTTAACGGTTAATAATTATTGGATATGTAACATAACACATGCAACACTCAGTAGATGCTGTTCTACACCTTGAACTTAGTAGATGCTGTTGGATGTTTTGACACAATACTTTAGCTCTGATGTTCGTGATGATGGCGAGACATTGTTCCAGGCAGAAAAAGGAAACACTAGTGCAGTCGTATGGTGGAACAAGCTCTCGAAACGTGTCAAAGAGCCCGCGAGATGTGTTTTGAACTTGTTTAAATGTCTTAGATAACTTAAAACTTGGATGTTCGATGTTTGTTGCTTAAAGTGTCTTGGTTTAGAGTTTAGACTATTAGAATATTAAGTATTAATATGTAAAAAAGAAATATTTGGATAACTGAGTCTTTTTAGTATTATTAAGAAAACTATTCTTTTTTTAAATAAACATGTCTAGAACTTAAAACATATTTAGCACATGTTTTAAAAAAGTTATTTAAAAACTTCATTAATTTAAAACGTGAGTCCGTTATATACTACAATAAATTAGACACCTAAAACATTTGGTATTTTGGATAAAATATCGAATAATTAAGATAATTCAAATAAAAATCTTAGATTTTTGGATTATTTTGGATATTTCGGATGAAACTATCTGGATACTTTTGGGGTAGATCAGATATTTTATACTAATTTAATTTTCTTCAAATAATTATGGATATTTTTAATAGATTTTAAGTTATAAATATATATATATATATATATATATATATATATATATAGTTATGTTATATGTATACATAATTAATATTGTATTATATTCGGGTATTCGTTGGGTTCTGATTCGGTTCAGTTATTTTGAATATAGAAATATAGTAAAGGGTATTTGAGAGTTTCGATCTGATTTTGATTTTAGACATTTTGGTTCGGTTATTTTTGGTTTTGTTTTTTTTTTTGTCCAGGCCTGTGAACAATAGGCAGATCATACACTTAAAATTTACAACAAAAAAAGATCCCAACCAAGTTCGCTTCTGCTATGTCTTCTGCTATGTTTGAAAATGTATTAATATTTACAACCTTGGGATTAATATTCCATCGAACTGAATTGAACAAGATATCCGCTTCCGGTTCATATCCGGTTTTGAATTTGGTTTAGATTGAAAACATTTTAAAATATTGTGGTTATCGATTTGGTAGTCGGTTAGGTTGGTTTTCATGAATTTCTTTTATCCAATCTTTAAACCAAATTAACCCAATTTAACTGTAACTAACCAAGTTTTATTACAAGTTTAAATCAAAATCCAAAATATCGGTTCAATAAAATAAATTAAAATACCAAAATAACCAAGAACTGAACCAAACTAATATCTTCAGTGAGGCTTTGGACGATCCGATTTAACCGAAACCAAAGCTTTTGAATAATTGTTATTATTTTTATTTCCCACAACCAGAGAAAAAAAAACATTTGAAATCGAAGTTATCACCGGAAAGCTTGTGGAGAAATGTCGATGGGAAGCGACTCGACGTGGGTGGGGAAGAAACCGATCAGGCGCATCGGCGGATTCTCTGATGCTCTCTCCATCGCCTCCGATCTCGGTTACGCCGTCGCTCCTCCTCCCTCGCAGGTAACTCACCAATCTATCAAATCTTCAGTTTAAATCTGATCAGCATCGGAACTAGGTTTCACATTACTTCGATTAGCCAAGGTTAGTATCTACTATTGATGTTTCTGTTAGATTGATTTGGAGAACAAAGGGTTTGAGATCTGTAGTTTTCTTACAGAGCTCAGTGTTGTAAGTATTGAATCTCAATCTGTCATGAACTAGAGAGACAATGAATGGTTGTTTTGTATAATCAATTAGCTACATTTGTGATCATTCATTTTCAGATGTTTAGAAATATTTTTTTTATCCGGGGCAAAACTATAAACAATTGATAATATCTTTACAAATTTGAATAATCAATAGGGGAAATTTTAAAATTATGTACAGAACTATAATTAGTATTAACAAAATTCATGGTGGGCAGCTGCCCCCACCCTTATACAACATGGCTTCAGCTAACATTATGCTAAGTAGTAACGCAAACTGTGCTCAAATAAATTTCGAGTGTAGGAAGAATTACAAAGCTTGGCGTCTTCAAATGGCGAAAAGGGTGATGATTTGATAAGGGTGTTGCGAGAGTTATCTGCTGTGCAAAGGAAAATTGCTGATTTTCAGGTGGAGCTTCAAGGGAGGAAGGTAGGTAAACCATCTTTCAGGGGTTGCATGCCTGAATATTGTATATGTAACAAGTTTTGTTAAATGCTTTGTATCTAAACATCTTTGTTGTCGAATATCAGGATGATAAGAATGTGGCACATTTGACTCATGTGAGTGAAATGCAAAAGAAGATCGAGACACTATCAAGGATTACTCAAATATTGAAAGATGTTATACAAAATAAGGTACATACTTTCTCTGTTAAAAGGGTTTCTATCTTTCCAGTTCATTTAGCTCTCTCTTCTGCTTTTAAGTGATATCCCTTTTAGTCACTGAATACTTTATCATTCTGAAAATTTGAGAAATCGGAGTTCTTGCTTAAGATGTTTTGGCAACATTAGCTCCTGTGGAATGTCCTAAGACTGTTTTATCTTTTCAGCCATTTTTGGCACCTCAAGTTGAAGTCCCTTTACATCATTTTTCCCTGTTTATATGACAGGATCGCATCATTGCTCGTCTCCAACAGCCTTATTCACTAGATTGTATTCCAGTTGAAGCAGAATATCAGGTGACTCATGTTATTTAATAGTCTTAGCCACTTTGGAGATCATGTAAACCTTAATTCATATCTGAATTCATGTCATTTGAGTAGTATCTGATAGCTTTGTTCTGCTTTGTTATTTCAGAAACAATTTTCAGAGTTGCTAATGAAAGCCGCCAGTGATTATGGCGCCTTAACAGCATCAGTGTCTGATTTTCAGTGGAGCCAAAACTTTAAAGAACCTCCTTCAGTCTGGGGGGTATGCTTTTACTCTCCTTTTACATCCATCTTTGGTTTTTCCCCGTTATAACTTTTCAGACATAACTATATATGTTTCGTTGCATATCTTTCTTATACTCGTCAGTTAAGAGTCTTGTACAATGTTCATAGTTTAAGAGGAAAGCTCTGTACTAGTCACACTGTGTTATGCTTTCCTGTAAACTTTATATAATTTATAATACATCGCCTAATGATTTTGCTTAGTATAAGAGACCAATTGTGATCGTCAGGGCAAAGAATTAGATTTCTCTGTAGTTATCTTGCTGTACCAACAGATAAAGAGATTAACAATTGTATGGAATGTTGATAAACAGTTGATGCTTTGGTTTTGCATGTTATGATCTCACTCTCTTCACAATTTTCACCCCAGGAAATGCTGCGTCCGATACCAGTGGCACTAGCGTCATGCACGAGATTCTTCGAGGCCATGACTGCGATGAGAGAATCATTCGCGACTCTTCAAGACCTTCGAGTTGGTAACTCTGCAGCTTCTTTACCAACAACACCAGGAAGTAGCGAAACGCCACATAGAGACTCAGATTGCGTGACTCCACCTCAAGGGAGAACAGATTTAAGCTTCGACGACTTAGCTGTTCAGGCCACAAGGAGACAAATCCCTGATCAAAATGAAGCTGAAGGCGAAGAAGATGGTAATGGCAATGAGAATGCTCAACTTGACCGGAGACTATCATGGCCTCCTTCGGTTAAGAAGAGTGGTGTTTAAGCATGCGGTATTGCTTTTGCTTGAGGTTCTTAATATCGATTGTGTTTTTGTTCTATCAATATTTGTGTCTTTTATGGATTTGAAAATCTTTGGTGAAACTTGAAAGTAGATTAAAAATAGTGTTTATTATATTCAACCTTGGTTTTACAATTCTATGTATAACTAAATGTTTCTAGTTTTCACATTTTCTCATGTGGAAAAGAGTGGTGTTTTTGACGTGACCAACTACGTAATATATCATATTTATCGTGTAGTAAGTTTGTATTTTCTTAATGTACTAGATTAAGATCCGCGCGGAATAAACATTATATATAAAAATTATTTTATGTATTATATGTTCTTACATATTATGAAATAATAAATATATATTGAATAATTAAAAGTCAATAACTATTACATATATAATTAAATTGGTGCGAACATATAAATCAATTTTATTAATCCAAACATTTTTTAAAAAAAATTGATAGAATATGTAATTAAATTTAAATGATATTAACATACATAGTATATTTTTAATATTAATGTCTATTTTATTTTATTTTATTTTATTTAAATGATGCTTTCTACTCATATGTTTTTTTATCATGTGTATTTTAAATAGCAAAAACTTTAAATTACTGATAACAAAATTTNNNNNNNNNNNNNNNNNNNNNNNNNNNNNNNNNNNNNNNNNNNNNNNNNNNNNNNNNNNNNNNNNNNNNNNNNNNNNNNNNNNNNNNNNNNNNNNNNNNNNNNNNNNNNNNNNNNNNNNNNNNNNNNNNNNNNNNNNNNNNNNNNNNNNNNNNNNNNNNNNNNNNNNNNNNNNNNNNNNNNNNNNNNNNNACTTTTACTTATATGATTTTGTAATCATTTGTATTTTGTCATAACAATAATTTTAAACCATGGATCGCAAAATTTGAATGTGAGACTTTTAACAGTTTTAGTAATTTATAGTCATTTTTTAAAATTCAAAATATAACATATACAGAAAAATCTAAATTTTTATAATATGGTTATCATGTTTTTTTTTAAATTATTTTAATAGTTTAAAATTAAACAAATTTGATAGAAGATATATTTTTTTTTATCAGATCTTTATTATTCAAAATCATTAATTGTCATATATATTTTACCAACATTAGGCAATTCCATAATCTTTATTTAAGAAAATAATAAATGACATTAATAATGAATTTATGGTTAGTTTAATAAAAAGCTTATTATATAATTAGATGGATCAACCTATTTCTCTAATAATTCTAAGAATCATCCTAGTGATGATATATGGCTACAAAAAGAAGTCGTAATGTTTCACAAATAATATATAGGGGATATGAAATATCCTAAACATCAATTTTAAACAGAGGAAATACATATTTTGAAGTTTTCACACATATTTATATTAAATTTAGATTCTAAATATATTCTTTTTGTGATTGGCTATTTCTATAACTTTTAGTTAATAAACATTTAGTAAACATAATTACTTTTTGAACTTTTAAATTTCCCTTTACTGTTTAGCAATAATGTATTGAAAAATAAAAAAAATATATTTTGGAAACAATTTTTTAAAAAACATTAATTATTTTAATGGAGAGGGGTATATATGAATTGTAAATTGATTTGATATATTTAGTCTTTGAATAATCAACTTGTGTTTCAACAAGATAATTTAAAAGTAGTATCAACTAGAGTCAATTGATGATATGGTTGACATATAATTATAAAAATTTCAAACGTCTTTCTTTCATAGATTTAAGAACTTTTATAGTGGAGAACCGTAAATATAATTGAATACTAGTCTATAAATTAAACTCACCAACTCCAATGGTCTAAGATCTGGTATTGTCTGAGTGTAGACCATGAATTTAAGACCAAATTTAATTGAGAACAACACCTAATCATGTTTTACCAACCTCGTTGTGTAGCTCGTTTTATTTCATGTTTGTTAAAATTTGTACTCTGCAATCACCATACAAGAATTATGCATATACGTTTTTAGTCAACCGAATTATGCATTGACTAGTATGATAAAATTACATGTTTACATTAATTTCTTTGTTACAATGCTGGAGAAGGCATGCATATTTTCACTTCTCACTTTATCCATCACATAACATTAACAAAATGTAAAAAAATTGTGCATTGTTATCACTTCAAAATAGCACTAAACCTCACCTCATTCATGTTATCATTTTTTTATCAACAGCATATTCTCAAATATATCTCATTTATTCGAATCTTTAGAAAATGATTTTAGATAAGAAAATCTTCTAAAAACGACAATTTTTAATTAGAGATTATTTGTCGCAATTTTTTTTTTGTCAGAATCGTTATTGAATGTCATTTAAGTTTTCTCTTTGTCTCTCTCAATTTCACTATCTCTTCTTTTTTCTTTAGTTTTTATCAGTAAAATTCTTATCACCTAAGTATTCATTGTTTACTTCAATTGTATGACATCAGAAACCATCCTAACATCAATGAATATGCGCAATAAAAGAAACATACACTCATTGTTGCTGACTAACTCGTAAAAAACACCACTTAAACTTCAAGCTTTGATATCTTCTCATCAACAACATAATTCATGGGATGTAATGACGACAACAAAAACGCCAAAGGAAGCAAGGCCTAGGTAAAAGGTTACTGGTGCTATATAATATATCACCAGGAAAACTATACCAAAGCCAAATACAATGGATGATGCCTCAACAATCCGAACCGTGAAAGTAGAGAAAGAACGGAAGACAATATGTATAAATATGTCAATGAACAGAAAATAAAAGGATCACCTTAGTAAAGTCTTCAAGGAAACTGAGAATCACTTTCAGATAATCTTCGACTTGAAAGATAGTTACGCATTTTTGTGTGCATTAATCGCAAACCAAATAGGTAAAAAGGCAGAGCCGCAGCCGTGATAAACTTTTTTTTTTTGGAACTCAAACATTCATTCAATCTTAAAGTTATACGGTGAAGCCGCTCGATACAAGGTTTAAAGCTTGTTTAGCAAGAAGATCAGCCTCAGAGTTGCCAGCTCGAGGGATCCAAACAAAAGATACAGAAGTAAAGAAATTACAGGCGATTCTGATATCAGCAATAGTACCATAAATCCCTGGAGGTTCCACCATGGAATTTAAAGCCTTGATAAGTTGAGAAGAGTCCGATTCAAAGCTGACGTACTGGATCCCCAGTTCCTCACACATCACCACTGCTTTTCGCATTGCCAATCCTTCCGCCACGAGCGGTGAGCTCACGAGTCTGTTTGACTCTTGGAAGCGAAGAAAGCCCTCTGTTTTCTTGATGATCCATCCCAGTCCCGCGTTCTTTGTCGTCCCATTCCAAGCTGCGTCCGTTTGGATCACCACTGTGAGAGGTGAGATGTTTGCTGGTCTGCGAACCAGAGGGGGCCTATGGACTTCCTTGCATTGTGCATTCAACCACTCTCTGACCGCTACCACCGCTTTTGTAATCACTTCATCCGGAGAACTGAGTTTGTTGCTGAAGATGATTCTGTTGCGCGCTGTCCAGAGGGACTATATGATCCATGGCGCAAGCTGTCCCGCAACGATCCCCACTGGGGGTAGACAAGGTACCTCAATCAATCTCATCCGGTCAGTTTCCAAATCTACTAATCCACTCCTATCAACTCTCTTTGCAAATGGAACATCTTTCCAGACTCTCTCCGCAAATTCATATTGAAATAGAAGATGATTAATAGATTCGAGTTCACCGCATCTTTTGCACAAAGGGTTGATCTGAGCCTGACGGTGTAGCAGTGTTTCTCCCACTGGGAGGGCGCCTCTAATGGCCTTCCAAACCAGCATTTGAACTTTGGGGGCTGTTTTCAAGTTTCATACTCCTTTGTTCCAGTTAAATTGTAAGCATATACCGCAGCCGTGATAAACAATATCATCTTATGGCATGTTTTAATATAAATGGACCACCTGTAAATACAAAGTAAAGAAAAAGCTCATTATAAATTATATATTAATTTTCAATCATAGATTCTAGTTCGAAAGTCCAAATCTTAATCCATAAAACTAAACAACAAATAATAAATACCAACACTAAATCAAATTTCTAAAACTAAATCTTAAACCCTAACTCATAAAACTAAAATTCCTAACCCAGCTTAAACTACAAACTAAATCATGTATTTTCTTAACGTTTACTAAATCTTATACAAAATAGTTTGACTTTATCTAATTTTATCTCTAATTCATTGGCATGGTTCAGCTGTTTGTGTTATCAAGCTACTAATGCCTTTGTTTCATATTGCTTTTAGCAACATTATCTATTTTCTTTTAAACAAGATTTAAATTTGTTTGTCCATTGTGCATAACTTTTCTACTTACACAGTTGGAATATGGTGAATTTATATATATGTAATGTAGTTGAAATCTTTCATGGATATTATAAGTTACAATTTTCAGTGATAATTTTGGAAATATATAAATTTGATTATTTCTTGCTCACAATAGGTAGATGCATATGTGATGTGTGCTATCTACTTATAGTTGTGGCGTGAACTGATGCTGCAAA
The DNA window shown above is from Brassica oleracea var. oleracea cultivar TO1000 chromosome C3, BOL, whole genome shotgun sequence and carries:
- the LOC106331637 gene encoding uncharacterized protein LOC106331637; translated protein: MSMGSDSTWVGKKPIRRIGGFSDALSIASDLGYAVAPPPSQEELQSLASSNGEKGDDLIRVLRELSAVQRKIADFQVELQGRKDDKNVAHLTHVSEMQKKIETLSRITQILKDVIQNKDRIIARLQQPYSLDCIPVEAEYQKQFSELLMKAASDYGALTASVSDFQWSQNFKEPPSVWGEMLRPIPVALASCTRFFEAMTAMRESFATLQDLRVGNSAASLPTTPGSSETPHRDSDCVTPPQGRTDLSFDDLAVQATRRQIPDQNEAEGEEDGNGNENAQLDRRLSWPPSVKKSGV